A section of the Streptomyces sp. NBC_01363 genome encodes:
- a CDS encoding response regulator translates to MIQVLVVEDDPVAADAHRLYVGRVPGFTVAAVARSRAEAVRALDRTPVDLLLLDLYLPDGHGLQLLRSLRAAGHSADVIAVTSARDLAVVREGVSLGVVQYVLKPFTFATLRDRLVRYAEFRAAAGEASGQDEVDRALGALRAPQPARLPKGLSGPTLEAVTRALRAAPDGVTAAAAGEELGISRITARRYLEHLVTVGRAVRSPQYGQIGRPELHYRWVSQNL, encoded by the coding sequence ATGATCCAGGTGCTGGTCGTCGAGGACGATCCCGTAGCCGCGGACGCCCATCGGCTCTACGTGGGCCGCGTCCCCGGGTTCACGGTGGCGGCCGTCGCGCGTTCGCGTGCGGAGGCGGTGCGGGCGCTGGACCGTACACCGGTCGATCTGCTGCTCCTTGATCTGTATCTGCCCGACGGGCACGGGCTGCAACTGCTGCGCTCGCTGCGCGCGGCCGGGCACTCGGCGGATGTCATCGCGGTGACGTCGGCGCGCGATCTGGCGGTGGTCCGGGAGGGGGTGTCGCTCGGTGTCGTCCAGTACGTGCTGAAGCCGTTCACCTTCGCCACCCTGCGCGACCGGCTCGTGCGCTACGCGGAGTTCCGCGCGGCGGCCGGTGAGGCGAGCGGCCAGGACGAGGTGGACCGGGCGCTCGGAGCCCTGCGCGCGCCGCAGCCGGCCCGGCTGCCGAAGGGGCTGAGCGGCCCGACGCTGGAGGCCGTGACCCGCGCCCTGCGGGCCGCCCCGGACGGGGTGACGGCGGCGGCGGCCGGGGAGGAGCTGGGCATCTCGCGGATCACCGCACGCCGCTATCTGGAGCATCTGGTGACAGTGGGACGTGCGGTGCGCAGTCCGCAGTACGGTCAGATCGGGCGCCCGGAGCTGCACTACCGGTGGGTGAGCCAGAATCTCTGA
- a CDS encoding helix-turn-helix transcriptional regulator yields MLPGHVAYGLGAQYGLRISTETVVAWERGLAVPGEYELTALAGVLWCSPGELLTAARTLREHRVARELAVEELARLLGLTASAYLRMEDSGRWRGNERQSAALAEVLGLTPAGFVTVSGRDEELAELLRGAVTTRWQAQLRAVAKLVPLERGFLQDVLDQLHADYQSLMVSTLSWSSTGTERAGATGDAGRVFLAEILERFWRAAGVPGPDG; encoded by the coding sequence ATGCTTCCCGGCCACGTCGCGTACGGTCTCGGGGCCCAGTACGGGCTCCGGATCAGCACCGAGACGGTGGTCGCCTGGGAGCGCGGGCTCGCCGTCCCGGGCGAGTACGAACTCACGGCGCTGGCCGGGGTGTTGTGGTGCTCACCGGGCGAACTGCTCACCGCCGCGCGCACCCTGCGGGAGCACCGGGTGGCCAGGGAGCTGGCCGTGGAGGAGCTGGCACGGCTGCTGGGGCTGACCGCCTCCGCGTATCTGCGGATGGAGGACTCGGGGCGCTGGCGCGGCAACGAACGCCAGTCCGCGGCGCTCGCCGAGGTGCTGGGGCTGACGCCCGCCGGGTTCGTGACGGTGTCCGGCCGGGACGAGGAGCTGGCGGAGCTGCTGCGCGGCGCGGTGACGACGCGCTGGCAGGCCCAGCTGCGGGCGGTGGCGAAGCTGGTGCCGCTGGAGCGCGGCTTCCTCCAGGACGTACTGGACCAGCTGCACGCCGACTACCAGTCGTTGATGGTGTCGACGCTGAGCTGGAGCAGCACGGGTACGGAGCGGGCCGGGGCGACGGGCGACGCGGGACGGGTGTTCCTGGCGGAGATCCTGGAACGGTTCTGGCGGGCGGCGGGGGTGCCGGGGCCGGACGGGTGA
- the pta gene encoding phosphate acetyltransferase → MTRSVYVTGIDRGDGRQVVDLGVMELLTRQVDRVGVFRPLVHDGPDRLFELLRSRYRLPQDPESAYGLDYHEASALQAERGTDELVSLLVDRFHQVAQKYEVVLVLGTDFAATQLPDELALNARLANEFGASVITVVGGKGQTSESVRAETRNAYRAYAGLGCDVVAVIVNRVAADDRDVIAERLAATLPVPCSVLPDDAALSAPTVAQITAALGGAVLLGDDSGLARDALDFVFGGAMLPNMLNALTPGCLVVTPGDRADLVVGSLAAHSAGTPPIAGVLLTLDERPGEEILRLAARLAPGTPVVSVADGSFPTAARLFALEGKLNAATPRKAETALGLFERHVDTGALLERISVARSGRVTPMMFEHELLEQARADRRRVVLPEGTEERVLRAADVLLRRDVCDLTLLGDPDVIRKKAADLGIDLVGTQLIDPQTSELRQTFAERYAQLRAHRGVTVELAYDVVADVNYFGTLMVQEGLADGMVSGAVHSTAATIRPAFEIIKTNPDASIVSSVFFMCLADKVLVYGDCAVNPDPDAEQLADIAVQSAATAARFGVEPRIAMLSYSTGTSGSGADVDKVREATDRVRASRPDLRIEGPIQYDAAVEPSVAATKLPGSEVAGQATVLIFPDLNTGNNTYKAVQRSAGAVAVGPVLQGLRKPVNDLSRGALVQDIVNTVAITAIQAQGKE, encoded by the coding sequence GTGACGCGCAGCGTGTACGTGACCGGGATCGACCGGGGAGACGGCCGGCAGGTCGTCGATCTGGGAGTCATGGAACTCCTGACGCGTCAGGTGGACCGGGTCGGGGTGTTCCGCCCGCTCGTCCATGACGGACCCGATCGCCTGTTCGAACTGCTGCGGTCCCGCTACCGGCTCCCCCAGGACCCCGAGTCGGCCTACGGGCTGGACTACCACGAGGCGTCCGCGCTCCAGGCGGAGCGGGGCACGGACGAGCTGGTCTCCCTGCTCGTCGACCGGTTCCACCAGGTGGCCCAGAAGTACGAGGTGGTGCTGGTGCTCGGCACCGACTTCGCCGCCACCCAGCTGCCCGACGAGCTGGCGCTCAACGCACGCCTGGCCAATGAGTTCGGCGCCTCGGTGATCACGGTGGTCGGCGGGAAGGGCCAGACCTCGGAGTCGGTACGGGCCGAGACCCGCAATGCCTACCGCGCGTACGCCGGGCTGGGCTGCGACGTCGTCGCGGTGATCGTGAACCGGGTGGCGGCCGATGACCGTGACGTCATCGCGGAGCGGCTGGCGGCCACGCTGCCCGTTCCCTGTTCCGTCCTGCCCGACGACGCGGCGCTCTCCGCGCCGACCGTCGCCCAGATCACCGCGGCGCTCGGCGGCGCGGTGCTGCTCGGCGACGACTCCGGGCTGGCGAGGGACGCCCTGGACTTCGTCTTCGGCGGCGCGATGCTGCCGAACATGCTGAACGCGCTGACGCCGGGCTGCCTGGTGGTCACGCCCGGGGACCGGGCGGACCTGGTGGTCGGCTCGCTGGCCGCGCACAGCGCCGGGACCCCGCCCATCGCGGGGGTGCTGCTGACCCTGGACGAGCGCCCCGGCGAGGAGATACTCAGGCTGGCCGCGCGACTCGCACCCGGCACCCCGGTCGTGTCGGTGGCCGACGGATCCTTCCCCACCGCGGCCCGGCTCTTCGCCCTGGAAGGCAAGTTGAACGCCGCGACGCCCCGCAAGGCGGAGACCGCGCTGGGCCTCTTCGAGCGCCACGTGGACACCGGCGCCCTGCTGGAGCGGATCTCGGTCGCCCGCAGCGGCCGCGTCACCCCGATGATGTTCGAGCACGAGCTGCTGGAGCAGGCCCGCGCCGACCGGCGCCGGGTCGTCCTGCCGGAGGGCACCGAGGAGCGGGTGCTGCGCGCCGCCGACGTACTGCTGCGCCGCGACGTCTGCGACCTCACCCTGCTCGGCGACCCCGACGTCATCCGCAAGAAGGCCGCCGACCTCGGCATCGATCTCGTCGGCACCCAGCTCATCGACCCGCAGACCTCCGAGCTGCGCCAGACCTTCGCCGAGCGGTACGCGCAGCTGCGGGCCCACCGCGGGGTCACGGTGGAGCTGGCGTACGACGTCGTCGCGGACGTCAACTACTTCGGCACCCTGATGGTCCAGGAGGGGCTCGCGGACGGCATGGTCTCCGGGGCCGTGCACTCCACCGCGGCGACGATCCGCCCGGCGTTCGAGATCATCAAAACCAATCCGGACGCCTCGATCGTCTCCTCCGTCTTCTTCATGTGCCTCGCCGACAAGGTGCTGGTGTACGGCGACTGCGCGGTCAATCCGGACCCGGACGCGGAGCAGCTCGCCGACATCGCGGTGCAGTCGGCCGCCACCGCCGCCCGCTTCGGTGTGGAGCCGCGGATCGCGATGCTGTCGTACTCGACGGGCACCTCCGGCTCGGGCGCCGATGTGGACAAGGTGCGCGAGGCGACGGACCGGGTCCGCGCGAGCAGGCCGGACCTCAGGATCGAGGGTCCGATCCAGTACGACGCCGCGGTGGAGCCGAGCGTCGCCGCGACGAAGCTGCCGGGCTCCGAGGTGGCGGGCCAGGCGACGGTGCTGATCTTCCCGGACCTGAACACCGGCAACAACACCTACAAGGCCGTGCAGCGCTCGGCGGGCGCGGTGGCTGTCGGACCGGTGCTCCAGGGGCTGCGGAAGCCCGTCAACGACCTGTCCCGCGGCGCGCTCGTCCAGGACATCGTCAATACCGTGGCCATCACGGCGATCCAGGCGCAGGGCAAGGAGTGA
- a CDS encoding ATP-dependent 6-phosphofructokinase codes for MRIGILTAGGDCPGLNAVIRSVVHRAVVGHGDEVIGFEDGFKGLLDGHFRPLDLNAVSGILARGGTILGSARLERDRLREAAENCAELSRRYGMDALIPIGGEGTLTAARMLADAGMPVVGVPKTIDNDISATDRTFGFDTAVGVATDAIDRLKTTAESHQRVMVVEVMGRHAGWIALESGMAGGAHGICLPERRFQVKDLVKMVEERFARGKKFAVICVAEGAHPAEGSMPYAKGEIDQFGHERFQGIGNRLAIELETRLGKEARPVILGHVQRGGTPTAYDRVLATRFGWHAVEAAHRGDFGRMTALRGTDIEMVPLADAITQLKTVPKDRMDEAESVF; via the coding sequence ATGCGCATCGGAATTCTCACCGCAGGCGGCGACTGCCCAGGCCTGAACGCAGTGATCCGGTCGGTCGTGCACCGCGCCGTGGTGGGGCACGGAGATGAAGTCATCGGCTTCGAGGACGGGTTCAAGGGACTCCTCGACGGTCACTTCCGCCCCCTCGACCTCAACGCGGTCAGCGGCATCCTCGCCCGCGGCGGCACCATCCTCGGTTCCGCCCGGCTGGAGCGCGACCGGCTGCGCGAGGCCGCGGAGAACTGCGCCGAGCTGAGCCGTCGTTACGGCATGGACGCCCTCATCCCGATCGGCGGCGAGGGCACCCTCACCGCCGCCCGGATGCTGGCGGACGCCGGGATGCCCGTCGTCGGCGTCCCCAAGACCATCGACAACGACATCTCCGCCACCGACCGGACCTTCGGCTTCGACACGGCGGTGGGTGTCGCCACCGATGCCATAGACCGCCTCAAGACCACCGCCGAATCGCATCAGCGGGTCATGGTCGTCGAGGTGATGGGCCGGCACGCGGGCTGGATCGCGCTGGAGTCCGGAATGGCGGGCGGCGCGCACGGCATCTGCCTCCCCGAGCGCCGCTTCCAGGTCAAGGACCTGGTGAAGATGGTCGAGGAACGCTTCGCGCGCGGCAAGAAGTTCGCGGTCATCTGCGTGGCCGAGGGCGCGCACCCGGCCGAGGGCTCCATGCCGTACGCCAAGGGCGAGATCGACCAGTTCGGCCACGAGCGCTTCCAGGGCATCGGCAACCGGCTGGCCATCGAACTGGAGACCCGGCTCGGCAAGGAGGCCCGGCCGGTCATTCTCGGCCATGTGCAGCGGGGCGGCACGCCGACCGCGTACGACCGGGTGCTCGCCACCCGCTTCGGCTGGCACGCGGTCGAGGCGGCGCACCGCGGCGACTTCGGCCGGATGACGGCGCTGCGCGGCACGGACATCGAGATGGTTCCGCTCGCCGACGCGATCACGCAGCTCAAGACGGTGCCCAAGGACCGGATGGACGAGGCCGAGTCGGTCTTCTGA
- a CDS encoding helix-turn-helix domain-containing protein: MESRGEAQRMVVEGGAPDPREARSAPEFIALLRVLKDASGLTLRELARRADAVGDVLPRSTIANMLGRTSVPREELLAAFVRACGCGPAEAANWLAVRKELTARGQRAGGGGAGGSEAGAQDSGTARDAPAGRAPEESAEQAPEPPSELPSEPPTVPDPAPSPARRRRSRTVLAAVVSLVVLAAAAVAVVLLVQGDDRPGTAPVTGPVAGRTVQIRSVHSGFCLSEHRSTDSGRLYQLPCDGRTIPSFSLRPLGDGVWRLVTDHPDYGKGCTGVWNGTREAGASMQDQTCGSRGAAEAFWIEPVGRPVEGYRIRPAHTHLCVGAEAGSSRRDAELVQMGCDGVDRGSLFSFDPVAVDASDG, from the coding sequence GTGGAATCCAGGGGGGAGGCACAGCGCATGGTGGTCGAGGGCGGGGCTCCGGATCCTCGTGAGGCGCGCAGCGCGCCCGAGTTCATAGCACTGTTACGGGTGCTCAAGGACGCCTCGGGGCTGACGTTGCGGGAACTGGCCCGGCGGGCCGACGCGGTCGGGGACGTACTGCCGCGCTCCACGATCGCCAACATGCTGGGGCGTACGTCGGTCCCGCGCGAGGAACTCCTCGCCGCCTTCGTACGGGCCTGCGGCTGCGGGCCCGCGGAGGCGGCGAACTGGCTCGCCGTACGCAAGGAACTCACCGCGCGCGGGCAGCGGGCCGGGGGAGGGGGCGCGGGTGGGAGCGAGGCCGGAGCCCAGGATTCCGGGACGGCACGGGACGCACCGGCCGGGCGCGCCCCGGAGGAGTCGGCCGAGCAGGCCCCGGAGCCGCCGTCCGAGCTGCCGTCCGAGCCGCCCACCGTTCCGGACCCCGCGCCGTCCCCCGCCCGTCGTCGCCGTTCCAGGACCGTACTGGCGGCTGTCGTCTCGCTGGTCGTGCTCGCCGCCGCCGCGGTGGCCGTCGTCCTTCTCGTACAGGGCGACGACCGGCCGGGAACCGCGCCCGTGACCGGTCCTGTGGCGGGGCGGACGGTGCAGATCCGGTCCGTCCACTCCGGCTTCTGCCTCTCCGAGCACCGGAGCACCGACAGCGGACGGCTGTACCAGCTGCCGTGCGACGGGCGTACGATCCCGAGCTTCTCGCTCAGACCGCTGGGCGACGGCGTCTGGCGGCTCGTGACCGACCACCCGGACTACGGCAAGGGCTGCACGGGTGTCTGGAACGGGACACGGGAGGCCGGTGCCTCGATGCAGGACCAGACGTGCGGCAGCCGGGGCGCCGCGGAGGCCTTCTGGATCGAGCCCGTGGGCCGTCCCGTCGAGGGCTACCGGATCCGCCCCGCCCACACCCACCTGTGCGTCGGTGCCGAGGCGGGCAGCAGCAGGCGTGATGCCGAACTGGTGCAGATGGGCTGCGACGGGGTGGACCGGGGGAGTCTGTTCTCCTTCGACCCGGTGGCCGTGGACGCTTCCGACGGCTGA